In Nicotiana tabacum cultivar K326 chromosome 17, ASM71507v2, whole genome shotgun sequence, one DNA window encodes the following:
- the LOC107777393 gene encoding membrane-anchored ubiquitin-fold protein 2: protein MSAAQDQLEIKFRLIDGTDIGPKSFSVATSVATLKENILAQWPKEKDNGPRTVKDVKLISAGRILENNRTVGECRSPLCDIPGGVTTMHVVVQPPAQEKEKKASDDMKQNKCLCVIL from the exons ATGTCTGCAGCTCAAGATCAACTGGAGATCAAGTTTAGATTGATTGATGGAACGGACATTGGTCCGAAGAGTTTTTCTGTGGCTACAAGCGTTGCGACTTTAAAGGAGAACATCCTTGCTCAGTGGCCTAAAG AGAAGGATAATGGTCCGCGGACGGTAAAAGATGTCAAGTTAATCAGTGCTGGAAGAATACTGGAAAATAACAGAACAGTGGGTGAGTGCAGGAGCCCATTATGTGATATTCCAGGAGGAGTTACAACCATGCATGTGGTTGTTCAACCACCAGCTCAAGAGAAAG AGAAAAAAGCATCAGATGACATGAAGCAGAATAAGTGCCTCTGTGTTATACTATGA